One stretch of Caloenas nicobarica isolate bCalNic1 chromosome 2, bCalNic1.hap1, whole genome shotgun sequence DNA includes these proteins:
- the NHLRC1 gene encoding E3 ubiquitin-protein ligase NHLRC1, producing MAAEDEAELSLLECRVCFERYGPGGERRPRNLPCGHVLCRGCVGALSGPERRRVECPFCRRACGSAETSDCLPLLQLLEVLGPAGGSVPSALGRSGGGEAAGPGPAGLGFRLSLGGWGSLVNPTGVAACRRSGRLVVAHDGKKRIHVFGPSGTCLQRFGERGDAGNDIKYPLDVTVTSDGHVVVTDGGDRAVKAFDFDGRGVLAVREGFSLPWGLDATPEGEVILTDSEAGALYRLTADFKNGKLKKCQMIRSQLTSPRGVAVSQTLGAVVVIEHLKAQGPNSSSTRVKIFSAEMDLVGQMDSFGLNLVFPSKIYTTAVAFDKEGHVIVTDVCSQAVICLGKPEEFPIFNPLISHGLSYPVGLTYTANNSLVVLDSGDHSIKIYSST from the coding sequence ATGGCGGCGGAGGACGAGGCGGAGCTGAGCCTGCTGGAGTGCCGGGTGTGCTTCGAGCGGTACGGccccggcggggagcggcggccgcgGAACCTGCCCTGCGGGCACGTCCTCTGCCGGGGCTGCGTGGGCGCCCTGAGCGGCCCCGAGCGCCGGCGGGTGGAGTGTCCCTTCTGCCGGCGGGCCTGCGGCTCCGCCGAGACCAGCGACTGCCTcccgctgctgcagctgctggaggtcCTGGGCCCCGCCGGCGGCAGCGTCCCCTCGGCCTTGGGGAGGAGCGGCGGCGGAgaggcggccgggccgggccccgcgggcCTGGGGTTCCGGCTGTCGCTGGGAGGCTGGGGGTCGCTGGTCAACCCCACCGGGGTGGCTGCCTGCAGGAGGTCGGGGCGCCTGGTAGTGGCACACGACGGCAAGAAGAGGATCCACGTCTTTGGGCCGAGTGGAACCTGCCTGCAGCGGTTCGGAGAACGGGGGGACGCGGGCAACGACATCAAGTACCCGCTTGATGTGACGGTGACGTCGGACGGGCACGTGGTGGTCACCGACGGCGGGGACCGCGCCGTGAAGGCCTTTGATTTTGATGGAAGGGGGGTCCTGGCTGTCCGGGAAGGTTTCAGTTTGCCTTGGGGCTTGGATGCCACCCCCGAGGGCGAAGTGATCCTGACCGACTCGGAGGCAGGAGCTCTGTACCGCCTGACGGCCGACTTCAAGAACGGGAAATTAAAGAAGTGTCAGATGATCCGGTCTCAGCTCACCAGCCCCAGAGGGGTTGCAGTCTCCCAGACCCTGGGTGCTGTCGTGGTGATAGAGCACCTGAAAGCTCAAGGAccgaacagcagcagcacccgaGTGAAGATATTCAGTGCAGAGATGGATCTTGTTGGCCAGATGGACAGCTTCGGTCTGAACCTCGTTTTCCCCTCCAAAATATATACTACGGCTGTGGCTTTTGACAAAGAGGGTCATGTTATAGTAACAGATGTCTGTAGCCAGGCTGTAATATGCTTAGGGAAACCTGAGGAGTTTCCCATCTTTAATCCTCTAATTAGTCACGGGCTTTCATATCCTGTAGGACTGACTTATACGGCAAACAACTCCCTCGTCGTTTTAGACAGTGGTGATCATTCAATAAAAATTTATAGCTCCACCTGA
- the TPMT gene encoding thiopurine S-methyltransferase isoform X1, with product MDRSADVCRILESTDIGSQKDRVVTEEEWLQKWEMGNIGFHKEQVHPLLQKYLDVLLSGKSGLRIFFPLCGKAVEMKWLADMGHSVVGVEVSEQALKEFFSEHSLPYCEEPVPEISGAKKLQSTSGNISLYCCSIYDLSSSIVGKFDGVWDRGALVAVNPCDRQRYVSLMITLMEKSSSYLLVTVSYDPNKHEGPPFYVPESEIKSLFRDCCEIKCLQKADDFSEKHRQWGLDYFLEVLYILKFVA from the exons ATGGACCGCTCGGCAGATGTGTGCAGGATCCTGGAAAGCACTGATATTGGGTCACAAAAAGACAGAGTGGTGACTGAGGAGGAATGGCTGCAAAAATGGGAAATGGGTAACATTGGGTTTCATAAGGAACAAGTGCATCC GCTCTTACAGAAGTACCTGGATGTTCTTTTAAGTGGCAAGAGTGGACTGAGGATATTTTTCCCACTTTGTGGTAAAGCAGTAGAGATGAAATG GCTGGCGGACATGGGACACAGTGTTGTCGGTGTGGAAGTCAGCGAGCAAGCActgaaggaatttttttcagaacacaGTCTGCCTTATTGTGAGGAGCCAGTGCCAGAGATTTCAGGAGCAAAAAAGCTGCAG AGTACCTCTGGGAACATTTCTCTGTACTGCTGCAGTATTTATGATTTGTCCAG TTCAATAGTTGGCAAGTTTGATGGGGTTTGGGACAGAGGAGCTCTAGTAGCTGTGAATCCATGCGACAGACAACG CTATGTCAGTTTGATGATCACCCTAATGGAAAAAAGTTCTTCTTATCTCCTTGTTACGGTGTCATATGATCCAAACAAACACGAAG gcCCGCCGTTTTATGTTCCTGaatctgaaattaaaagctTGTTTC gTGACTGCTGTGAAATTAAGTGTCTTCAAAAAGCTGATGACTTCTCAGAGAAACACAGACAATGGggactggattattttctggaGGTGCTATATATACTTAAGTTTGTAGCttga
- the TPMT gene encoding thiopurine S-methyltransferase isoform X2, producing MAAKMGNGLLQKYLDVLLSGKSGLRIFFPLCGKAVEMKWLADMGHSVVGVEVSEQALKEFFSEHSLPYCEEPVPEISGAKKLQSTSGNISLYCCSIYDLSSSIVGKFDGVWDRGALVAVNPCDRQRYVSLMITLMEKSSSYLLVTVSYDPNKHEGPPFYVPESEIKSLFRDCCEIKCLQKADDFSEKHRQWGLDYFLEVLYILKFVA from the exons ATGGCTGCAAAAATGGGAAATGG GCTCTTACAGAAGTACCTGGATGTTCTTTTAAGTGGCAAGAGTGGACTGAGGATATTTTTCCCACTTTGTGGTAAAGCAGTAGAGATGAAATG GCTGGCGGACATGGGACACAGTGTTGTCGGTGTGGAAGTCAGCGAGCAAGCActgaaggaatttttttcagaacacaGTCTGCCTTATTGTGAGGAGCCAGTGCCAGAGATTTCAGGAGCAAAAAAGCTGCAG AGTACCTCTGGGAACATTTCTCTGTACTGCTGCAGTATTTATGATTTGTCCAG TTCAATAGTTGGCAAGTTTGATGGGGTTTGGGACAGAGGAGCTCTAGTAGCTGTGAATCCATGCGACAGACAACG CTATGTCAGTTTGATGATCACCCTAATGGAAAAAAGTTCTTCTTATCTCCTTGTTACGGTGTCATATGATCCAAACAAACACGAAG gcCCGCCGTTTTATGTTCCTGaatctgaaattaaaagctTGTTTC gTGACTGCTGTGAAATTAAGTGTCTTCAAAAAGCTGATGACTTCTCAGAGAAACACAGACAATGGggactggattattttctggaGGTGCTATATATACTTAAGTTTGTAGCttga